A genomic region of Catalinimonas niigatensis contains the following coding sequences:
- a CDS encoding phosphatase PAP2 family protein — MRFYRQNLSLFLVILLILGTLGESAVAQQKAYQLSPGKEIPLLSVGAAGTVTSLLLRRNQVSLDSTQIVDLSSDRLLGVDLSAIDNYHQGARIASDVFLSVSYLFPLTPLLLKDARQEYGAISVMLLETILLNETLTGLSKVLVSRPRPYTHNQNVDFADRIDDDNNLSFFSGHTSYTAAISFFTAQVLSQYIDNRTTRNLIWAGAIAWPAATGYFRYASGKHYITDVLTGYIVGAAIGYFIPRLHETVAKRGNEASTDGIHLDTQASQMFKLVFVF, encoded by the coding sequence ATGAGATTTTACCGTCAAAACCTTTCCTTATTTCTAGTCATTTTATTAATTCTTGGCACCTTGGGAGAAAGTGCTGTTGCACAGCAGAAAGCATACCAGCTGTCACCCGGCAAAGAGATTCCTTTACTTTCTGTAGGTGCTGCCGGAACAGTGACCAGCCTCCTGCTCAGAAGAAATCAAGTGTCTCTTGATTCTACGCAGATTGTGGATCTTTCTTCCGACCGACTTTTAGGTGTAGATTTATCTGCCATAGATAATTATCACCAGGGTGCACGCATTGCCAGTGATGTATTTTTAAGTGTATCCTATTTGTTTCCCCTAACCCCCCTCCTCTTGAAAGATGCCCGCCAGGAATATGGGGCAATTAGCGTCATGCTACTAGAAACTATACTGCTCAACGAAACCCTAACTGGCTTAAGCAAGGTATTGGTCAGCCGTCCCCGGCCTTATACCCATAATCAAAATGTGGATTTTGCTGACAGAATTGATGATGACAACAACTTATCGTTTTTCTCCGGCCACACTTCCTACACTGCTGCCATTTCTTTCTTCACGGCGCAGGTACTTTCTCAATACATAGATAATCGGACAACGCGTAACCTGATCTGGGCGGGAGCCATTGCCTGGCCGGCAGCCACCGGGTATTTCCGTTATGCATCCGGTAAGCACTATATCACCGATGTGCTCACCGGCTATATTGTGGGTGCAGCGATAGGCTATTTTATTCCCCGGCTTCACGAAACAGTTGCCAAGAGAGGCAACGAAGCCAGTACTGATGGTATTCACCTGGATACTCAGGCCAGCCAGATGTTTAAGCTGGTGTTTGTTTTTTAG
- a CDS encoding DUF2281 domain-containing protein, producing MSDVQLYNKIISLPEDLKKQVADFVEFLETKSHTQAEKKESSIL from the coding sequence ATGTCTGATGTTCAATTATATAATAAGATCATCTCTTTACCAGAAGATTTAAAAAAGCAAGTGGCTGATTTCGTTGAATTTTTAGAGACAAAATCCCATACTCAAGCTGAAAAAAAAGAAAGTTCAATACTTTAG
- a CDS encoding ABC transporter permease: MIEKISGNFSIALEAILANKLRSLLTALGIIFGVAAVIAMLGIGAGAQEEILEQIKLVGVNNIIVKPIVEQTEEEVGEVSPASKKPKFSPGLTIKDVESLKNIIPGINSVSPEIIMDKYIIKNGIRRSAKLVGVEDSYFNVANFNLGYGEMFTRDQMEQGDPVCIIGKSIEDKFFSDEEPLGKMIKVGNQWLQIVGVLDRRLITDENINRLGIRDYNMDVYVPINTMLIRYRDRSLITKTMIEAANSQMVLSSNDGEETSDEEFQERRNYHQLDRMVISVSESESLNKVAEVLSRMLERRHFGVIDYEIEIPELLIKQQQRTNQIFNVVLGALAGISLLVGGIGIMNIMLASVMERIKEIGLRLAVGAQKADIIWQFLFEAMLISIAGGLIGVVLGILIAIGISNIAEIPTVITLSSILLSFGVAATVGLIFGIAPARKAANQDPITSLRYE; encoded by the coding sequence ATGATTGAGAAAATATCAGGAAATTTCAGCATAGCACTGGAGGCTATACTGGCCAACAAGCTTCGCTCTTTGCTGACTGCCTTAGGGATTATTTTTGGGGTAGCAGCAGTCATCGCCATGTTGGGAATAGGTGCCGGTGCCCAGGAAGAAATACTGGAGCAGATCAAACTGGTAGGAGTGAATAATATCATTGTTAAACCTATAGTAGAACAGACAGAAGAAGAAGTAGGTGAGGTATCTCCGGCCAGTAAAAAGCCGAAATTTTCTCCTGGCCTCACCATAAAAGATGTGGAAAGCCTAAAAAACATCATTCCAGGAATCAACTCAGTGAGTCCTGAGATCATCATGGATAAGTATATTATCAAAAATGGTATTCGCAGGTCGGCTAAGCTGGTGGGGGTGGAGGATAGTTACTTTAACGTAGCCAATTTTAATCTGGGCTATGGCGAAATGTTTACCCGTGATCAAATGGAACAAGGAGATCCGGTATGTATTATCGGTAAATCCATAGAGGATAAATTTTTTAGTGATGAAGAGCCCCTTGGCAAAATGATCAAGGTAGGGAATCAGTGGCTTCAGATTGTGGGAGTGCTGGATAGAAGACTGATTACAGATGAAAACATCAACCGGCTGGGAATCAGAGATTATAATATGGATGTGTATGTCCCTATCAACACCATGTTGATACGTTATCGCGATCGGTCTTTGATTACAAAAACTATGATAGAGGCTGCCAATAGCCAAATGGTACTTAGCAGTAACGATGGGGAAGAAACAAGCGATGAAGAGTTTCAGGAAAGAAGGAACTATCATCAGCTTGACCGCATGGTGATTAGTGTGAGCGAAAGCGAATCGCTTAACAAAGTAGCAGAAGTGTTGTCACGCATGTTAGAACGTAGACACTTTGGGGTAATAGATTATGAAATAGAGATACCAGAACTACTCATCAAACAGCAGCAGCGTACCAATCAGATATTCAATGTAGTACTTGGTGCGCTGGCAGGGATATCACTGCTGGTAGGGGGTATTGGTATCATGAATATCATGTTGGCCTCAGTAATGGAGCGTATCAAAGAAATAGGTTTACGATTGGCCGTGGGAGCGCAGAAAGCGGATATCATCTGGCAGTTTTTGTTTGAAGCCATGCTCATCAGTATCGCCGGAGGACTGATCGGTGTGGTACTGGGTATCCTGATCGCGATAGGCATATCTAATATTGCGGAAATACCAACGGTCATTACCCTATCTTCCATTCTATTATCTTTTGGTGTAGCTGCTACGGTTGGGTTGATCTTTGGCATTGCTCCTGCCCGTAAAGCTGCCAATCAAGATCCCATAACTTCTCTTCGCTATGAATAA
- a CDS encoding efflux RND transporter periplasmic adaptor subunit — protein MSKKILIPIAVLAIAIGVYLFFGSPATEAEQDIVTSVKRTNLKIDVTVTGELQAQTSVSIMGPIGLRNAGIYQVKIDNIVPEGTVVNKGDYVARLDNSELSNKIREEELELQESLNKHEQTRIDTAINLRTQRDKLISLEYDMEKRKLELEQSQYEPPATIKQAELELEKAERALEQAGEEYELLLRKSRSEMSQANAKLQDDQMDLKQLQDLLQDFVIKAPENGMVIYAREWNGKKKGEGSQIGAWDPEVATLPDLSSMVSKTYVNEVDISRIRAGQQVEIGLDAFPDKRLTGSVTQVANVGEQRPNSDAKVFEISVLVNESDTTLRPAMTTGNTIITNYIENVLVVPLEAIYSQGDSLTYVFKRTGLTTVKQQIALGPKGNDMVVISEGLEEDDVVYLSTPSNPDEKQIAYLEEDPQPLTDKVE, from the coding sequence ATGAGCAAAAAAATCCTTATTCCTATTGCTGTCCTGGCTATAGCCATAGGCGTTTATCTCTTTTTTGGTAGCCCGGCAACAGAAGCAGAGCAGGATATTGTCACCTCTGTCAAACGTACCAATTTGAAAATTGACGTTACCGTAACCGGCGAACTACAGGCCCAGACTTCGGTAAGCATTATGGGACCTATCGGACTTAGAAATGCTGGTATTTATCAGGTGAAAATTGATAATATCGTGCCTGAAGGTACTGTAGTGAATAAGGGCGACTATGTAGCGCGTCTGGATAATTCTGAACTGAGTAACAAAATCCGGGAGGAAGAACTTGAGTTGCAGGAAAGCCTTAATAAGCATGAACAAACTCGTATTGATACTGCTATTAATCTGCGAACACAGCGTGATAAGCTTATTAGTTTGGAATACGATATGGAGAAAAGAAAGCTTGAACTGGAACAATCTCAGTATGAGCCCCCTGCTACTATTAAGCAGGCAGAGTTGGAGCTTGAAAAGGCAGAAAGAGCTTTAGAACAGGCAGGGGAAGAATATGAACTGCTACTGAGAAAAAGCCGCTCAGAGATGTCGCAGGCCAATGCTAAACTCCAGGATGATCAGATGGATCTCAAGCAATTGCAGGATTTGTTGCAGGATTTTGTTATCAAAGCACCTGAGAATGGCATGGTCATCTATGCCAGGGAATGGAATGGCAAAAAAAAGGGAGAGGGTTCACAAATTGGTGCCTGGGACCCTGAAGTGGCTACTTTGCCTGATCTTTCTTCTATGGTTTCCAAAACGTATGTCAATGAAGTAGATATCAGCCGAATCCGTGCCGGGCAACAGGTAGAAATAGGTTTAGATGCTTTTCCTGACAAAAGACTCACCGGTAGTGTGACACAAGTGGCTAATGTAGGCGAGCAAAGGCCCAATTCAGACGCTAAAGTGTTTGAGATTTCAGTATTGGTAAATGAAAGTGATACCACCCTCCGTCCTGCCATGACAACGGGTAATACAATCATCACCAACTATATAGAAAACGTGTTGGTCGTACCCTTAGAAGCGATATACAGTCAGGGAGACAGTCTTACTTATGTATTCAAAAGAACGGGTCTGACTACGGTGAAACAACAGATAGCCCTGGGGCCTAAAGGCAATGATATGGTAGTGATCAGCGAAGGTCTAGAGGAAGATGATGTTGTATATCTTTCAACACCAAGTAATCCTGATGAAAAGCAGATTGCCTATCTGGAAGAAGATCCTCAACCATTAACGGATAAGGTAGAATGA
- a CDS encoding M42 family metallopeptidase: MSINVSLLKDICEIAGAPGFESRIRNLVIKEVEPLVDHLEVDNMGSVIAVKKAKQNPDGKKVMVAAHMDEIGFIVTHIDDKGFIRFHTLGGFDPKTLTAQRVIVHGKKDVVGVMGSKPIHVMSQDERNKNPKLSDYFIDLGMSGDEVKEIVSIGDPITRERELIEMGDCVNCKSIDNRVSVFILIETLRQLKEVPYDVYGVFTVQEEVGLRGANVAAHNINPDFGLGLDTTIAFDLPGAQAHEKITSLGEGAAIKVMDASAIADYRMVAFLKETAEKHNIKWQAEILTAGGTDTAGIQRMGKQGAIAGAISIPTRNLHQVIEMANKKDIDACIQLLKASLESMDQFDWKHR; encoded by the coding sequence ATGAGTATCAATGTATCTTTATTAAAAGACATATGTGAGATAGCCGGAGCACCTGGTTTTGAGTCGCGCATCCGTAATCTGGTCATCAAAGAAGTAGAACCGCTGGTGGATCACCTGGAAGTGGATAATATGGGCAGCGTGATTGCCGTGAAGAAAGCCAAACAGAATCCGGACGGCAAAAAGGTGATGGTGGCGGCGCATATGGATGAGATTGGCTTTATCGTTACCCACATAGATGACAAAGGCTTCATTCGTTTCCATACTTTGGGTGGTTTTGATCCCAAAACCCTTACTGCCCAGCGTGTGATAGTACATGGCAAGAAAGATGTAGTGGGCGTGATGGGCAGCAAACCTATCCATGTGATGAGCCAGGACGAAAGAAATAAGAATCCCAAACTGTCAGACTATTTCATTGACCTGGGTATGAGCGGGGATGAGGTGAAAGAGATCGTGAGCATTGGTGATCCCATCACCCGTGAGCGTGAGCTGATAGAAATGGGCGATTGCGTCAATTGTAAGTCCATTGATAACCGCGTGTCGGTGTTTATTCTGATAGAAACCTTGCGCCAGTTGAAAGAGGTGCCTTATGATGTCTATGGCGTATTTACCGTACAGGAAGAGGTAGGTTTAAGAGGTGCCAACGTCGCAGCGCACAACATCAACCCCGATTTTGGTTTGGGACTGGATACAACCATTGCTTTTGACCTACCGGGAGCACAGGCCCATGAAAAAATTACCAGCCTGGGCGAGGGAGCCGCCATCAAAGTGATGGATGCCTCAGCCATTGCCGATTACAGAATGGTCGCCTTTCTGAAAGAGACCGCTGAGAAGCATAATATCAAATGGCAGGCAGAAATCCTTACCGCCGGAGGTACCGATACTGCCGGCATACAGCGCATGGGCAAGCAGGGAGCCATTGCCGGAGCCATTTCCATTCCTACAAGAAATTTACATCAGGTCATTGAGATGGCCAACAAAAAAGATATTGATGCTTGTATTCAGTTGCTAAAAGCTTCTCTAGAAAGCATGGATCAATTTGACTGGAAGCATCGTTAG
- a CDS encoding GIY-YIG nuclease family protein: protein MLQGNYFVYITTNPGKTVLYTGITNDLETRLQQHFANRGKKESFAGRYYCYKLLYYERFSNVQQAIEREKEIKDLSREKKEALIKAFNPQWKFLLP from the coding sequence ATGCTTCAAGGCAATTATTTCGTTTACATCACCACCAATCCGGGGAAGACCGTATTGTACACCGGCATTACCAATGATCTTGAAACAAGATTACAACAGCACTTTGCAAACAGAGGTAAAAAAGAAAGTTTTGCAGGAAGATATTATTGCTATAAGCTTTTGTATTATGAGCGTTTTTCAAATGTACAACAAGCCATAGAACGGGAAAAGGAAATTAAAGACCTCAGTAGGGAAAAAAAGGAGGCTTTAATCAAAGCTTTTAACCCACAGTGGAAATTTTTGCTTCCTTAA
- a CDS encoding pyridoxal phosphate-dependent aminotransferase, giving the protein MRQRLLSEGAKELTYEIRGIVRKAQQLQKLGRPIFWENIGDPIQKNYQVPEWIKDIIASLLKENNTYGYCDSKGVLETREFLAARNNQRQGAQITSDDILFFNGLGDGISKLYQYLVPTSRVIGPSPSYSTHSSAEASHANHHPLTYQLDPNNNWYPDMDDLYMKVKYNPNIVGILVINPDNPTGVVYPLEILKQMVEIAREFDLFLVADEIYLNITYNGAEAIALADIIEDVPGISMKGISKELPWPGSRCGWMEFYNRDKSREFSKYCSTLENAKMIEVCSTKLPQLAIPRIMGNPRYPEYRREFNEAIGRRSAIITEMLQDIPELTFNPTYGAFYNTIIFNEGTLAPHQKLKIDDPEVAALLQGWLDAEPNMPLDKRFVYSLLAAKGVCVVPISSFCSELQGFRVTLLENNEEILIETFTRIREAVREFTHS; this is encoded by the coding sequence ATGAGACAAAGGTTATTGAGCGAAGGCGCTAAAGAGTTGACGTATGAGATACGGGGAATCGTTAGAAAAGCACAGCAGTTACAAAAGTTAGGCAGGCCCATCTTCTGGGAGAACATAGGAGATCCTATCCAGAAAAATTATCAGGTGCCGGAATGGATCAAAGATATCATCGCCTCTCTGCTCAAAGAAAACAATACCTATGGCTATTGCGATTCCAAGGGTGTACTGGAAACCCGGGAATTTCTGGCGGCACGCAACAATCAGCGCCAGGGCGCGCAGATCACTTCCGATGATATTCTCTTTTTTAATGGTTTGGGCGATGGTATTTCTAAGCTTTACCAGTATCTGGTGCCTACTTCCCGGGTCATTGGCCCATCTCCCTCCTATTCTACCCACTCTTCGGCTGAAGCTTCTCATGCCAACCATCATCCGCTCACCTACCAGCTTGATCCCAACAACAACTGGTATCCGGATATGGACGATCTGTATATGAAGGTGAAGTACAATCCCAATATTGTAGGCATACTGGTGATCAACCCGGATAATCCTACCGGCGTAGTGTATCCGCTGGAAATCCTGAAGCAGATGGTGGAAATTGCCCGGGAATTTGATCTCTTTCTGGTAGCCGATGAGATTTACCTCAACATTACCTACAATGGGGCCGAGGCCATTGCCCTGGCTGATATTATTGAAGATGTGCCGGGTATTTCTATGAAAGGAATATCTAAAGAGTTACCCTGGCCCGGCTCGCGCTGCGGCTGGATGGAATTTTATAACCGGGATAAGTCACGGGAATTCAGCAAATACTGCTCTACCCTGGAAAATGCCAAGATGATAGAGGTCTGCTCTACCAAGCTACCTCAACTGGCCATTCCCAGAATCATGGGTAATCCCAGATATCCTGAGTACCGCAGGGAATTTAACGAAGCCATTGGGAGGAGAAGTGCAATCATTACCGAGATGCTACAGGATATACCTGAACTGACTTTTAACCCTACCTACGGGGCTTTTTACAATACGATCATCTTTAACGAAGGGACACTGGCGCCTCATCAAAAGCTAAAGATTGATGATCCGGAAGTAGCAGCACTGCTTCAGGGCTGGCTGGATGCTGAACCTAATATGCCACTGGACAAACGTTTTGTGTACTCGCTGCTGGCAGCAAAAGGAGTATGTGTGGTTCCTATTTCGTCCTTCTGTTCAGAGTTGCAAGGCTTCAGAGTGACTTTACTGGAAAACAATGAGGAGATATTGATAGAAACTTTTACCAGAATACGGGAGGCTGTCAGAGAATTTACCCATTCTTAG
- a CDS encoding TolC family protein, translated as MNKLLVISLSLFFCVPALAQDSLKLSRQFTLPEIVAIAKGQSPQALLADTRRQNFFWQYRTFLSDYRPEVYLSGTLPGYLRTNDAIRQPDGSYEFRRVNQNLAQLNLGVRQQLGFSGGEIFVQSELQRFDNFENEVTTYSGNPAVIGLNQPLFGFNELKWAKEVEPLRYDVSKKSYVADMEQIAVEVTGLYFDVLLQQINLEMAEKNRANNDTIYQISEGRYNLGKIGENDLLQVEYNVMTSRQDVAQARLDLETSTLRLRSFLGLNDNEPVTLAVPGNIPDFEVEESTALSEALQNHPNPVDYVRQIKEAEREVARAKGNSGLQANLYATYGLTNRGDAFSDIYYRPENQQRINIQFDIPIVNWGRQKARVKTAEADYNFTQYSVDQDRINFEQQVYTQVKTFKMLRDQVEITRVADDIANRRFEITKQRYLIGKISNTDLSIALQEKDQARRQYLQSLRDFWTDYYTLRSLTLYDFEKDQTLLTPETMEGYK; from the coding sequence ATGAATAAACTACTAGTCATCAGCCTAAGCTTGTTTTTTTGTGTTCCTGCACTGGCTCAGGACAGCCTGAAACTCTCCAGACAATTTACACTGCCAGAGATTGTAGCAATTGCCAAAGGGCAATCACCTCAGGCTCTGTTGGCTGATACCCGCAGACAAAACTTCTTCTGGCAGTATCGCACTTTTTTGTCTGATTACCGTCCGGAGGTGTATCTTAGCGGTACATTACCCGGCTATTTGCGTACCAATGATGCCATTCGCCAACCGGATGGAAGTTATGAGTTCAGGCGAGTAAACCAAAACCTGGCACAACTCAATCTTGGGGTAAGGCAGCAGCTTGGTTTTTCCGGAGGAGAGATTTTCGTTCAATCAGAACTTCAGCGTTTTGATAACTTTGAAAATGAAGTGACTACCTACAGTGGTAATCCTGCTGTGATAGGACTGAACCAGCCCTTGTTTGGCTTCAATGAACTCAAATGGGCCAAAGAAGTAGAACCATTACGTTATGATGTTTCTAAAAAAAGCTACGTGGCAGATATGGAGCAGATAGCAGTAGAAGTAACAGGACTTTACTTTGATGTGCTGCTACAGCAGATTAACCTGGAAATGGCTGAGAAAAACCGGGCAAACAACGATACAATTTATCAAATTTCTGAAGGCAGGTACAATTTGGGCAAAATAGGGGAGAATGACTTGTTGCAGGTTGAATACAATGTGATGACTTCTCGTCAGGATGTAGCCCAGGCCAGATTGGACCTCGAGACAAGTACACTGCGATTGCGTTCTTTTCTTGGATTAAATGATAATGAACCTGTAACATTGGCAGTGCCAGGCAACATACCTGATTTTGAAGTAGAAGAGAGTACAGCCCTCAGTGAAGCCTTACAAAATCACCCTAATCCGGTAGATTATGTAAGACAGATCAAAGAGGCGGAAAGGGAAGTAGCCCGTGCCAAAGGAAATAGTGGGCTACAGGCTAATCTTTATGCTACTTATGGTCTCACCAACAGGGGAGATGCCTTTTCAGATATTTATTACAGACCTGAAAACCAGCAGCGTATAAATATTCAGTTTGATATTCCCATTGTCAACTGGGGGCGTCAGAAAGCGAGGGTAAAAACTGCCGAAGCAGACTATAATTTTACGCAGTACAGTGTAGATCAGGATCGTATCAATTTTGAGCAGCAAGTGTATACACAGGTAAAAACCTTTAAAATGCTGCGTGACCAGGTAGAAATCACCCGTGTGGCAGATGATATTGCCAACCGCAGGTTTGAGATTACCAAGCAGCGCTACCTCATCGGCAAAATCAGCAATACAGATTTAAGTATTGCTCTTCAGGAAAAAGACCAGGCTCGCAGGCAATATTTACAATCTCTGAGAGATTTCTGGACAGACTACTATACTCTCAGAAGCCTCACGCTCTATGATTTTGAAAAGGATCAGACCTTACTTACTCCTGAGACTATGGAAGGCTATAAATAA
- a CDS encoding ABC transporter ATP-binding protein, with translation MKPIIETNAISKMYRMGEEEIHALKSISILINRGEYVAFMGPSGSGKSTLMNIIGCLDTPTSGTYFLNEQNVSDMSENELATVRNKEIGFVFQTFNLLPRSSSLDNVALPLIYAGINKSERQDRARQALENVGLGDRAFHKPNELSGGQRQRVAIARALVNNPSIILADEPTGNLDSKTSYDVMDLFQDLHDQGNTIIMVTHEDDIAHYSHRIIRLKDGLIEKDEVNSKIRRSSMEQSM, from the coding sequence ATGAAACCAATTATCGAGACGAATGCTATTTCGAAAATGTACCGTATGGGTGAAGAGGAGATTCACGCTCTAAAGTCTATCTCCATTCTGATCAACCGCGGTGAATATGTAGCCTTTATGGGACCTTCCGGTTCGGGCAAATCTACCTTGATGAACATCATTGGCTGTTTGGATACCCCAACTTCCGGCACCTATTTCTTGAACGAACAAAATGTCAGCGATATGAGCGAAAATGAGCTGGCTACCGTGCGAAATAAAGAAATAGGTTTTGTATTTCAGACCTTTAATTTATTGCCTCGTTCCTCTTCTCTGGACAATGTAGCCCTTCCTCTCATCTATGCAGGTATCAATAAGTCAGAAAGGCAAGATCGTGCCCGGCAGGCACTGGAGAATGTAGGGCTGGGTGACAGAGCGTTTCACAAACCCAATGAACTTTCAGGTGGACAGCGGCAGCGTGTGGCGATTGCCCGAGCTTTGGTGAATAATCCCAGTATTATCCTGGCTGATGAACCTACCGGTAACCTGGATTCCAAAACCTCATATGATGTGATGGATCTTTTTCAGGATTTGCACGATCAGGGAAATACCATCATTATGGTAACGCATGAAGATGACATTGCCCATTATTCTCACCGGATTATCCGCCTCAAAGATGGTCTGATAGAAAAGGACGAGGTTAACTCCAAAATCCGAAGAAGCAGCATGGAACAATCTATGTAA